One window of the Prionailurus viverrinus isolate Anna unplaced genomic scaffold, UM_Priviv_1.0 scaffold_50, whole genome shotgun sequence genome contains the following:
- the CERS2 gene encoding ceramide synthase 2, whose translation MLQTLYDYFWWERLWLPVNLTWADLEDRDGRVYAKASDLYITLPLALLFLIVRYFFELYVATPLAALLNIKEKTRLRAPPNPTLEHFYLTSGKQPKQAEVELLSRQSGLSGRQVERWFRRRRNQDRPSLLKKFREASWRFTFYLIAFIAGMAVIVDKPWFYDMKKVWEGYPIQSTIPSQYWYYMIELSFYWSLLFSIASDVKRKDFKEQIIHHVATIILISFSWFANYIRAGTLIMALHDSSDYLLESAKMFNYAGWKNTCNNIFIVFAIVFIITRLVILPFWILHCTVVYPLELYPAFFGYYFFNSMMGVLQLLHVFWAYFILRMAHKFITGKLVEDERSDPEETESSEGEEAIAGGGAKSRPLANGHPVVSNNHRKND comes from the exons ATGCTCCAGACCCTGTATGACTACTTCTGGTGGGAACGGCTGTGGCTGCCTGTGAACTTAACCTGGGCTGATCTAGAAGACCGGGATGGACGTGTCTATGCCAAAGCCTCAGACCTCTACATCACACTACCCCTGGCCTTGCTCTTCCTCATCGTTCGATACTTCTTTGAGCT TTACGTGGCCACCCCACTGGCTGCCCTCCTGAACATAAAGGAGAAAACTCGGCTGCGGGCACCTCCCAACCCCACCTTGGAGCATTTCTACCTGACCAGTGGCAAGCAGCCCAAACAG GCAGAGGTAGAGCTCCTGTCACGGCAGAGCGGGCTCTCTGGCCGCCAGGTAGAGCGCTGGTTCCGGCGCCGCCGCAACCAGGACCGGCCCAGTCTCCTCAAGAAGTTCCGAGAAGCCAG CTGGAGATTCACCTTTTATCTGATCGCTTTCATTGCTGGCATGGCCGTCATTGTGGAT AAACCCTGGTTCTATGACATGAAGAAGGTTTGGGAGGGATATCCCATACAG agCACCATCCCTTCCCAGTATTGGTACTACATGATTGAACTTTCTTTCTACTGGTCCCTGCTCTTCAGCATTGCCTCTGATGTCAAGCGTAAG GATTTCAAGGAACAGATCATCCACCACGTGGCTACCATCATCCTCATCAGCTTCTCCTGGTTTGCCAATTACATCCGAGCAGGGACTCTGATCATGGCTCTTCATGACTCTTCTGACTACCTGCTAGAG TCGGCCAAGATGTTTAACTATGCGGGATGGAAAAACACCTGCAACAACATCTTCATCGTCTTCGCCATTGTCTTCATCATCACCCGACTGGTCATCCTGCCCTTCTG GATCTTGCACTGCACCGTGGTGTACCCACTGGAGCTCTACCCCGCCTTCTTTGGCTACTACTTCTTTAATTCCATGATGGGAGTGCTACAGTTGCTACATGTCTTCTGGGCTTACTTCATTCTGCGCATGGCCCACAAGTTCATAACTGGAAAG CTGGTAGAAGATGAACGCAGTGACCCGGAAGAAACCGAGAGCTCAGAGGGGGAGGAGGCTATagcagggggaggagcaaagagccGGCCACTAGCCAACGGCCACCCTGTGGTCAGTAACAACCATCGTAAGAATGACTGA